Proteins from a genomic interval of Scomber scombrus chromosome 11, fScoSco1.1, whole genome shotgun sequence:
- the espnlb gene encoding espin-like protein, which translates to MENSKHGSPLLYVCSQQPVKEVLPLPRHPVPLPAMTPFCETLAATSKTTGSMQHVQVASSVVTSFNHLKLPERDLTLMSHMKSIKSLRQAGFTAVFTGQTNVLDSEEMLEEVPIVDVILADIDSLVPTHDEAGRPIAEWKRQVMVRQLQIRLQDEEEQRRQDMTNCYTPVDDWKYSQAHNAVLGPFGELLTEDDLVYLQQQIENVSLQKRYQAYELELTRLTEELRAILPDPIVNISLNKDVLKQMDTEGRLTLPVWCSRVSEIVKSMSVLVANLSQTTEGEETVPVHGETSTGCRIPHIGMASAFSHRLESNSYSKTRRERVQREIQQSGVSVRNLRSNFEGQIGSIYPFAGVMKGGQGFKNQLTVGASGINNQNANTGLSCEVSNIDSPKKLVPVMETTSLRKERIVVLFLSHWKKSAYAISVRAAMQRQGQEAVSERVTAAPPQQRITSMFQFCQQRGAVDKMLNSWRNKLELKDAQMSCLSSNNASHNPTTQTTYSPEQFLPDVDGVEMAHDSLTLDLFMLGYFHILEQELSPEERKMRHLLCFEVFDHVGSFPWEEVRDFHKAVLQEIQAGRRQWCDGFEDIKVCFFGDSRPCRCPPSSSSPSSLLPDSRLVPKVIVQTATPDEGSSDTDVSCFNNEDICKYIDRSFVFWKEKEAELFDFEQ; encoded by the exons ATGGAGAACAGCAAG CATGGCTCACCCCTGCTGTATGTATGTTCCCAGCAGCCAGTGAAGGAGGTGCTCCCCCTGCCTCGCCACCCTGTCCCACTTCCTGCCATGACCCCCTTCTGTGAGACTCTGGCTGCCACTTCAAAAACAACAGGCTCCATGCAGCACGTACAGGTTGCCTCCTCAG TGGTGACATCGTTTAACCATCTGAAGCTGCCAGAAAGGGATCTCACCCTGATGTCCCATATGAAGTCTATCAAGTCCCTGAGGCAGGCGGGCTTCACTGCGGTCTTCACAGGACAAACA AATGTG CTTGACAGTGAGGAAATGTTGGAGGAGGTACCAATCGTCGATGTGATCCTAGCCGACATCGACTCCCTGGTGCCTACTCACGATGAAGCTGGTCGCCCCATAGCAGAATGGAAACGACAGGTGATGGTGCGGCAGCTGCAGATTAGGCTGcaggatgaggaggagcagaggagacag GACATGACTAATTGCTACACACCTGTGGATGACTGGAAGTACTCCCAAGCCCACAACGCAGTCTTGGGGCCCTTTGGTGAGCTCCTAACAGAAGATGACCTGGTGTACCTGCAGCAACAGATCGAGAATGTGTCACTGCAGAAGCGCTACCAGGCCTATGAGCTGGAGCTGACCAGGCTGACCGAGGAACTGAGAGCGATTCTACCCGACCCCATCGTAAACATTTCCCTTAACAAAGACGTCCTCAAGCAGATGGACACAGAAGGTCGCCTGACCCTCCCAGTGTGGTGCAGTCGTGTCTCAGAGATTGTCAAGAGTATGTCAGTGCTGGTGGCTAATCTGAGCCAAACCACAGAGGGAGAGG AGACAGTGCCAGTACATGGGGAGACTTCTACTGGATGTCGGATACCTCACATAGGGATGGCGTCAGCTTTTAGCCATCGTTTGGAGAGCAACAGCTACAGCAAAACACGGAGAGAGAGGGTGCAGAGGGAGATCCAACAGTCTGGGGTCTCAGTGAGAAACCTCAGATCCAACTTTGAAGGTCAGATTGGAAGTATTTATCCCTTTGCTGGAGTTATGAAAGGAGGCCAGGGGTTCAAGAACCAATTAACGGTTGGAGCTTCAGGAATAAACAATCAGAATGCCAACACAGGCCTCAGCTGTGAGGTTAGTAACATTGATTCTCCTAAAAAACTTGTACCGGTGATGGAGACTACCAGCTTAAGGAAGGAGCGGATTGTAGTGCTGTTCCTTAGTCACTGGAAGAAGTCTGCATATGCTATTTCAGTGAGAGCAGCGatgcagagacagggacagGAGGCAGTGTCAGAGAGAGTGACAGCAGCACCGCCTCAGCAGAGGATCACCTCCATGTTTCAGTTCTGCCAACAGCGAGGTGCTGTGGACAAGATGCTAAACTCTTGGAGGAATAAATTAGAACTCAAAGATGCacaaatgtcttgtttgtcATCCAATAATGCCTCGCATAATCCAACCACTCAGACAACCTATTCCCCTGAGCAATTCCTGCCAGATGTGGATGGCGTTGAAATGGCCCATGATAGCTTGACCCTTGATTTATTCATGTTGGGATATTTCCACATCTTAGAACAAGAGCTATCAcctgaggagaggaagatgaggcaTCTCCTCTGCTTTGAAGTCTTTGACCATGTGGGCAGTTTCCCCTGGGAGGAGGTGCGGGACTTCCACAAGGCTGTTCTTCAGGAAATCCAGGCTGGGAGGCGACAGTGGTGTGACGGCTTCGAGGACATCAAAGTTTGCTTCTTTGGGGACTCGAGACCGTGTCGCtgtccaccatcatcatcatcgccatCATCACTGTTGCCAGATTCCAGACTTGTACCTAAGGTTATAGTTCAAACTGCTACTCCAGATGAGGGCAGCAGTGACACAGACGTCTCCTGTTTCAACAATGAAGACATTTGTAAATATATTGACCGCAGCTTTGTTTTCTggaaagagaaggaggcagaGCTGTTTGATTTTGAACAATAG